One stretch of Hemibagrus wyckioides isolate EC202008001 linkage group LG01, SWU_Hwy_1.0, whole genome shotgun sequence DNA includes these proteins:
- the mtbp gene encoding mdm2-binding protein isoform X2, producing MDRYVLIVVINQEAKKESSFSGIEAARKLYNKLKDICRTNSTSRVSPFPACSLSGTPASPKWFFAIQATHGLTQFCSSEWDEVCVQHSDGEESVLSPVDSCASALQEQEEQSQLSEIISHMELFEEAAESLHQLADTLPTPGRFLLDVILLCEGEVGINDLLPVIGSLKHMQAWHSAQMTVITEHSAGWRTAASYLSSRICSPSDVESCIDASELWRGGLLIREKKFVSELLFEGFCLKWQVRGGWSHMFSPHSNPCCFTDHMVQPEVLHYYQPVLELIQLVRVADLPVILLSSTEFELALSSKSAKAKLLLDQLKALRGEVGALFLLSCVVSVEAFPPASQLSASKWRDFVAKCPKAFSAPDVKMKGEKGHYLLLVQGAETGGCRARLIHSANQINGAVALATIKSLVQEKVSLSSGTEIADWLHSLPRLCGDDLLQRERRLARVQHQVVQECARRREEAQKPAGVPLNDLRVLLRLAREQYLKMHNVMQPKVSGVPVEKENHISVTGDTKHTTHSEWPERSVLRNYENTQKIRHKNRSSLFSSGSSDCLMGPKDVQKSVSAPLDARELLKHFTADGLPSGELQPLPVLRGDNGFQLSPDLTPRKVTKLPFRQAASAHYHGIEFCLDERKALERDCRFARLQSRLIRFETQTTCCKEPCPVPLALSPMPAPTPSPSEPGSIPDGEAAHSEPPRLKRRSREPDAHTHHQKRMSKSESSESLGSQCSGGSGTHPAVRALQHQSGRSLSCSSSTRRTTAGAENSSEPPTSQKTSQGQTESRSQKHNRMLKEVVAKTLKQNGITSEHKCFKACSQRLFDVSKLYLKDLKTSRGLHEEMRKAAGRNAKQVIDWVVEKAKK from the exons ATGGATAGATATGTTCTTATTGTGGTAATTAACCAGGAAGCGAAGAAAGAGAGCTCTTTCAGCG ggaTTGAAGCTGCCAGAAAGCTGTATAACAAACTAAAAGATATTTGCAGGACTAACAGTACGTCACGGGTTTCTCCTTTTCCag CTTGCTCTCTGAGTGGAACTCCTGCCTCGCCGAAATGGTTCTTTGCTATTCAAGCGACTCATGGCCTGACACAG TTCTGTAGCTCTGAGtgggatgaggtgtgtgtgcagcacAGTGATGGTGAAGAGTCTGTGCTTTCTCCTGTGGACAGCTGTGCCAGTGCCCTGCAAGAGCAAGAGGAGCAGAGCCAGCTGTCTGAGATCATCTCACACATGGA GCTCTTTGAGGAAGCAGCTGAGTCTCTTCATCAGTTAGCAGACACACTTCCTACTCCAg GAAGGTTCCTGCTGGATGTGATTCTGCTGTGTGAGGGCGAGGTAGGAATCAATGACTTGTTGCCGGTGATCGGTTCCCTGAAGCACATGCAAGCGTGGCACTCTGCACAGATGACGGTCATCACAGAGCACAGTGCAGG ATGGCGAACAGCAGCCTCGTATCTATCGAGCAGAATATGTTCTCCCTCTGATGTGGAGAGTTGTATCGATGCCAGTGAGCTCTGGAGAGGTGGACTGCTGATCCGAGAGAAGAAG TTTGTCTCTGAGCTGCTGTTTGAGGGTTTCTGTTTGAAGTGGCAGGTTCGAGGTGGCTGGAGCCACATGTTTTCCCCACACTCCAACCCCTGCTGCTTTACTGACCACATGGTTCAGCCTGAG GTGTTGCACTATTATCAGCCAGTGCTGGAGCTGATCCAGTTGGTTAGAGTTGCAGATCTCCCAGTGATCCTTCTTTCCTCCACCGAGTTTGAGCT TGCATTGTCCAGCAAATCTGCCAAAGCCAAGCTCCTGTTAGACCAGCTCAAAGCTCTACGTGGAGAG GTTGGGGCTCTGTTCTTGCTTTCCTGTGTGGTGAGCGTTGAAGCCTTTCCTCCAGCCTCCCAGCTCAGTGCCTCCAAATGGAGGGATTTTGTGGCCAAGTGCCCGAAAGCCTTCTCTG ctcctgATGTCAAGATGAAAGGAGAGAAAGGCCACTATCTTCTCTTGGTTCAGGGGGCAGAGACTGGTGGCTGCAGAGCTCGACTGATACACTCCGCCAATCAGATTAATGGTGCTGTTGCTCTGGCAACGATCAAAAGCCTTGTGCAGGAAAAGGTTTCATTGTCCTCAG GAACTGAGATCGCTGATTGGCTGCACTCTCTGCCCCGTCTCTGTGGAGACGACCTCttgcagagagagaggaggctgGCCAGGGTCCAGCACCAGGTCGTCCAGGAATGTGCCC GAAGAAGAGAGGAGGCACAGAAGCCCGCAGGTGTGCCACTAAATGACCTGAGAGTACTGCTGCGTCTGGCCAGAGAACAGTACCTAAAGATGCATAACGTCATGCAGCCCAAAGTATCAGGTGTGCCAGTGGAGAAGGAGAACCACATTTCTGTTACAGGAG ACACTAAGCACACCACCCACTCTGAATGGCCAGAGAGAAGTGTTCTGCGTAACTATGAAAACACACAGAAGATCCGGCACAAAAACAG GTCTAGCCTCTTCAGTAGTGGCTCTTCAGACTGTCTCATGGGCCCTAAAGATGTCCAGAAGAGTGTTTCTGCTCCACTGGATGCACGAGAGCTGCTTAAGCACTTCACTGCTGATGGGTTACCAAGTGGAGAACTACAACCTCTCCCTGTCCTCAGAGG GGACAATGGGTTCCAGCTGTCGCCTGATCTCACTCCCAGAAAAGTGACCAAGCTCCCATTCAGGCAAGCGGCCAGCGCCCACTACCATGGCATAGA gTTTTGCTTGGATGAGCGGAAGGCTCTGGAGAGAGACTGCAGATTTGCACGCCTGCAGTCGCGGCTAATCCGCTTCGAGACCCAGACTACATGCTGTAAGGAGCCGTGCCCAGTGCCGCTGGCTTTGAGCCCTATGCCCGCACCTACTCCGTCACCCTCTGAACCTGGCAGCATACCGGATGGAGAAGCTGCACACAGCGAACCACCTCGTCTCAAACGCCGGTCTCGTGAaccagatgcacacacacaccatcaaaaaaG GATGTCCAAGTCAGAGAGCAGTGAGTCTCTGGGCTCTCAGTGTAGTGGAGGTAGTGGTACACACCCAGCCGTGAGAGCTCTCCAGCATCAGTCAGGCCgttctctctcctgctccagcTCAACCAGACGCACCACTGCTGGAGCTGAAAATTCCAGTGAGCCTCCAACCAGCCAGAAGACTAGCCAGGGCCAAACCGAGTCACGGTCACAGAAACACAATCGG atGCTGAAGGAGGTGGTTGCAAAGACACTGAAGCAGAATGGTATCACCAGTGAGCACAAGTGTTTCAAGGCCTGCAGTCAAAGGCTTTTTGATGTGTCAAAGCTCTATCTGAAG GACCTGAAAACGTCTCGGGGTCTCCATGAGGAAATGAGAAAAGCAGCTGGTCGAAATGCTAAGCAG GTGATTGACTGGGTTGTGGAGAAAGCCAAAAAATGA
- the mrpl13 gene encoding 39S ribosomal protein L13, mitochondrial, translated as MSSFSRSAQQWATFARSWYLIDARMQPPGKIAAMCSVRLQGKHKPIYHALSDIGDHVVVMNTRHIAFSGNKWEQKVYSSHTGYPGGFKQLTAAQMHQKDPTAIIKLAVYGMLPKNLKRRTMMQRLHLFTDDVLPDDILRNLTEELPQPRAIPRKLSEYTQAERDAFPQLWTPPEDYRMK; from the exons ATGTCTAGTTTTTCCAGATCTGCCCAG CAATGGGCGACGTTTGCAAGGTCCTGGTACTTGATAGATGCCCGAATGCAGCCTCCGGGAAAAATCGCTGCAATGTGCTCGGTACGGCTTCAGGGGAAACACAAGCCGATCTACCATGCACTAA GTGATATTGGTGATCACGTGGTGGTCATGAACACCAGACACATAGCGTTCTCCGGGAATAAATGGGAACAGAAGGTCTACTCCTCACACACAGG ATACCCAGGTGGTTTCAAGCAGCTCACAGCAGCCCAGATGCACCAGAAAGACCCCACGGCT ATCATAAAACTAGCTGTGTACGGGATGCTCCCCAAAAACCTCAAGCGGAGGACCATGATGCAACGGCTACATCTGTTCACTGATGAT GTTCTTCCAGATGACATCTTGAGAAACCTGACTGAAGAGCTGCCACAGCCCCGGGCCATTCCACGCAAACTCAGCGAGTACACACAAGCAGAACGCGACGCCTTCCCCCAACTCTGGACCCC
- the mtbp gene encoding mdm2-binding protein isoform X1: MDRYVLIVVINQEAKKESSFSGIEAARKLYNKLKDICRTNSTSRVSPFPACSLSGTPASPKWFFAIQATHGLTQFCSSEWDEVCVQHSDGEESVLSPVDSCASALQEQEEQSQLSEIISHMELFEEAAESLHQLADTLPTPGRFLLDVILLCEGEVGINDLLPVIGSLKHMQAWHSAQMTVITEHSAGWRTAASYLSSRICSPSDVESCIDASELWRGGLLIREKKFVSELLFEGFCLKWQVRGGWSHMFSPHSNPCCFTDHMVQPEVLHYYQPVLELIQLVRVADLPVILLSSTEFELALSSKSAKAKLLLDQLKALRGEVGALFLLSCVVSVEAFPPASQLSASKWRDFVAKCPKAFSAPDVKMKGEKGHYLLLVQGAETGGCRARLIHSANQINGAVALATIKSLVQEKVSLSSGTEIADWLHSLPRLCGDDLLQRERRLARVQHQVVQECARRREEAQKPAGVPLNDLRVLLRLAREQYLKMHNVMQPKVSGVPVEKENHISVTGADTKHTTHSEWPERSVLRNYENTQKIRHKNRSSLFSSGSSDCLMGPKDVQKSVSAPLDARELLKHFTADGLPSGELQPLPVLRGDNGFQLSPDLTPRKVTKLPFRQAASAHYHGIEFCLDERKALERDCRFARLQSRLIRFETQTTCCKEPCPVPLALSPMPAPTPSPSEPGSIPDGEAAHSEPPRLKRRSREPDAHTHHQKRMSKSESSESLGSQCSGGSGTHPAVRALQHQSGRSLSCSSSTRRTTAGAENSSEPPTSQKTSQGQTESRSQKHNRMLKEVVAKTLKQNGITSEHKCFKACSQRLFDVSKLYLKDLKTSRGLHEEMRKAAGRNAKQVIDWVVEKAKK, from the exons ATGGATAGATATGTTCTTATTGTGGTAATTAACCAGGAAGCGAAGAAAGAGAGCTCTTTCAGCG ggaTTGAAGCTGCCAGAAAGCTGTATAACAAACTAAAAGATATTTGCAGGACTAACAGTACGTCACGGGTTTCTCCTTTTCCag CTTGCTCTCTGAGTGGAACTCCTGCCTCGCCGAAATGGTTCTTTGCTATTCAAGCGACTCATGGCCTGACACAG TTCTGTAGCTCTGAGtgggatgaggtgtgtgtgcagcacAGTGATGGTGAAGAGTCTGTGCTTTCTCCTGTGGACAGCTGTGCCAGTGCCCTGCAAGAGCAAGAGGAGCAGAGCCAGCTGTCTGAGATCATCTCACACATGGA GCTCTTTGAGGAAGCAGCTGAGTCTCTTCATCAGTTAGCAGACACACTTCCTACTCCAg GAAGGTTCCTGCTGGATGTGATTCTGCTGTGTGAGGGCGAGGTAGGAATCAATGACTTGTTGCCGGTGATCGGTTCCCTGAAGCACATGCAAGCGTGGCACTCTGCACAGATGACGGTCATCACAGAGCACAGTGCAGG ATGGCGAACAGCAGCCTCGTATCTATCGAGCAGAATATGTTCTCCCTCTGATGTGGAGAGTTGTATCGATGCCAGTGAGCTCTGGAGAGGTGGACTGCTGATCCGAGAGAAGAAG TTTGTCTCTGAGCTGCTGTTTGAGGGTTTCTGTTTGAAGTGGCAGGTTCGAGGTGGCTGGAGCCACATGTTTTCCCCACACTCCAACCCCTGCTGCTTTACTGACCACATGGTTCAGCCTGAG GTGTTGCACTATTATCAGCCAGTGCTGGAGCTGATCCAGTTGGTTAGAGTTGCAGATCTCCCAGTGATCCTTCTTTCCTCCACCGAGTTTGAGCT TGCATTGTCCAGCAAATCTGCCAAAGCCAAGCTCCTGTTAGACCAGCTCAAAGCTCTACGTGGAGAG GTTGGGGCTCTGTTCTTGCTTTCCTGTGTGGTGAGCGTTGAAGCCTTTCCTCCAGCCTCCCAGCTCAGTGCCTCCAAATGGAGGGATTTTGTGGCCAAGTGCCCGAAAGCCTTCTCTG ctcctgATGTCAAGATGAAAGGAGAGAAAGGCCACTATCTTCTCTTGGTTCAGGGGGCAGAGACTGGTGGCTGCAGAGCTCGACTGATACACTCCGCCAATCAGATTAATGGTGCTGTTGCTCTGGCAACGATCAAAAGCCTTGTGCAGGAAAAGGTTTCATTGTCCTCAG GAACTGAGATCGCTGATTGGCTGCACTCTCTGCCCCGTCTCTGTGGAGACGACCTCttgcagagagagaggaggctgGCCAGGGTCCAGCACCAGGTCGTCCAGGAATGTGCCC GAAGAAGAGAGGAGGCACAGAAGCCCGCAGGTGTGCCACTAAATGACCTGAGAGTACTGCTGCGTCTGGCCAGAGAACAGTACCTAAAGATGCATAACGTCATGCAGCCCAAAGTATCAGGTGTGCCAGTGGAGAAGGAGAACCACATTTCTGTTACAGGAG cAGACACTAAGCACACCACCCACTCTGAATGGCCAGAGAGAAGTGTTCTGCGTAACTATGAAAACACACAGAAGATCCGGCACAAAAACAG GTCTAGCCTCTTCAGTAGTGGCTCTTCAGACTGTCTCATGGGCCCTAAAGATGTCCAGAAGAGTGTTTCTGCTCCACTGGATGCACGAGAGCTGCTTAAGCACTTCACTGCTGATGGGTTACCAAGTGGAGAACTACAACCTCTCCCTGTCCTCAGAGG GGACAATGGGTTCCAGCTGTCGCCTGATCTCACTCCCAGAAAAGTGACCAAGCTCCCATTCAGGCAAGCGGCCAGCGCCCACTACCATGGCATAGA gTTTTGCTTGGATGAGCGGAAGGCTCTGGAGAGAGACTGCAGATTTGCACGCCTGCAGTCGCGGCTAATCCGCTTCGAGACCCAGACTACATGCTGTAAGGAGCCGTGCCCAGTGCCGCTGGCTTTGAGCCCTATGCCCGCACCTACTCCGTCACCCTCTGAACCTGGCAGCATACCGGATGGAGAAGCTGCACACAGCGAACCACCTCGTCTCAAACGCCGGTCTCGTGAaccagatgcacacacacaccatcaaaaaaG GATGTCCAAGTCAGAGAGCAGTGAGTCTCTGGGCTCTCAGTGTAGTGGAGGTAGTGGTACACACCCAGCCGTGAGAGCTCTCCAGCATCAGTCAGGCCgttctctctcctgctccagcTCAACCAGACGCACCACTGCTGGAGCTGAAAATTCCAGTGAGCCTCCAACCAGCCAGAAGACTAGCCAGGGCCAAACCGAGTCACGGTCACAGAAACACAATCGG atGCTGAAGGAGGTGGTTGCAAAGACACTGAAGCAGAATGGTATCACCAGTGAGCACAAGTGTTTCAAGGCCTGCAGTCAAAGGCTTTTTGATGTGTCAAAGCTCTATCTGAAG GACCTGAAAACGTCTCGGGGTCTCCATGAGGAAATGAGAAAAGCAGCTGGTCGAAATGCTAAGCAG GTGATTGACTGGGTTGTGGAGAAAGCCAAAAAATGA